From a single Drosophila sulfurigaster albostrigata strain 15112-1811.04 chromosome 3, ASM2355843v2, whole genome shotgun sequence genomic region:
- the LOC133843883 gene encoding uncharacterized protein LOC133843883, with the protein MKELRWRAKDFSEFTFHLPSERVATIRANKLAHELLRRSHLSRKYLPKSRLPRYNEFKQLVQAVHGNSSKASEVLSLRVFHSLKELCSEQIKRQNVKHARLTIQSRLSPEIHRTAVHVRNKYNDLIDMQDIYRKNLLLLNRINAIKRIKGTIDCFNRTPIIASPKRRSLDLKAEALKQENKLIGCRLLRATSKVDSRNSRFHWTEHDRPESNASVDVLEKYSSYMPLPQPNKRLHTDKELLRPVIYFDLAERQIRFLGRICIQLYTEVSPEVVLEFVRLATDNDVQAHKFTHIFPDLWMRGELQPQARDALENHHSRCCTLDARKLKGLLSYSWRHVKRFPKGALVYTITFKKLSVTPLRRVIFGRVLSGMRMLEVCREFGTKGGKPRKPIVVVKCGLL; encoded by the coding sequence ATGAAGGAGTTACGCTGGCGTGCCAAGGATTTTTCGGAGTTCACTTTCCATTTGCCATCGGAGCGAGTAGCCACAATTCGAGCCAATAAGCTGGCCCACGAATTGTTGCGTCGCAGTCACCtgagtagaaaatatttaccCAAAAGTCGGCTACCACGCTACAATGAGTTCAAGCAGCTGGTGCAAGCGGTACACGGGAACAGCAGCAAAGCCAGCGAAGTGCTTTCGTTGCGCGTCTTTCACAGCCTTAAAGAACTGTGTAGCGAACAGATCAAGCGACAGAATGTAAAGCATGCCAGATTGACGATTCAGTCGCGACTGTCACCGGAAATACACAGAACAGCGGTGCATGTGAGAAACAAATACAATGATCTAATCGATATGCAGGATATATATCGCAAGAATCTGTTGCTCTTGAATCGCATCAATGCGATTAAGCGCATTAAAGGCACCATCGATTGTTTCAATCGCACTCCAATAATAGCGAGCCCAAAGCGTCGAAGTCTCGATTTGAAAGCGGAAGCTTTAAAGCAAGAGAATAAGCTTATTGGCTGTCGATTGCTTAGGGCTACATCCAAAGTGGATTCACGCAACTCCCGCTTCCATTGGACAGAACACGATCGGCCGGAGAGCAATGCATCTGTCGATGTGCTGGAAAAGTATAGCTCTTATATGCCGCTGCCTCAGCCCAATAAACGTTTGCATACCGATAAGGAATTGCTGCGTCCCGTAATCTATTTCGATTTGGCTGAGCGACAAATACGCTTCCTTGGCCGCATCTGCATACAGCTGTACACCGAAGTGAGTCCGGAAGTTGTGCTGGAATTTGTGCGTCTGGCCACCGACAACGATGTCCAGGCGCACAAATTCACGCACATCTTCCCAGATCTTTGGATGCGCGGTGAACTGCAGCCGCAAGCACGCGATGCACTCGAAAATCATCACAGCAGATGCTGCACTTTGGATGCACGAAAGCTAAAGGGCCTATTATCGTATTCATGGAGGCATGTGAAGCGTTTCCCTAAAGGTGCCCTCGTCTATACGATCACCTTCAAGAAGCTTTCGGTGACGCCCCTGCGCCGTGTTATCTTCGGGCGTGTGCTAAGTGGCATGCGAATGCTCGAGGTGTGTCGCGAATTTGGCACCAAGGGTGGCAAGCCCAGAAagcccattgttgttgtcaaatgTGGTCTGCTTTAG
- the LOC133843168 gene encoding polyglutamylase complex subunit TTLL1, with the protein MFGHVRVYSGVGGGGGDATVCCTPEWTPSWRIASLQPTIEQSVAIMYGRLPGAGNANNGAAGTNQAHDRIKIGFCTDLDKSVLVNNFEKRGWHQVNGDDDWHFYWAGVQTCRNIFSVDSGYRMHDNQMINHFPNHYELSRKDLLVKNIKRYRKDLERDGNPLAEKTESNNSSGTRYVYLDFVPTTFVLPADYNMFVEEYRKFPLSTWIMKPCGKSQGAGIFLINKLSKLKKWSREAKGPFHPQIAKESYVISRYIDNPLLIGAKKFDLRLYVLVASFRPLKAYLFKQGFCRFCTVKYDTSVTELDNMYVHLTNVSVQKHGGEYNTLHGGKWSVQNLALYLEGTRGKEVTDRLFGAISWLIVHSLRAVAPVMASDRHCFECYGYDIIIDNALKPWLVEVNASPSLTSTTVNDRILKYKLIDNILSVVLPPDGVPDVRWNKIPSADALGNFELLIDEELAAQDEAQNSSNNSHAKSSKLNSRWK; encoded by the coding sequence ATGTTCGGTCATGTCAGAGTGTATAGCGGGGTTGGTGGGGGAGGTGGCGACGCTACCGTCTGCTGCACGCCCGAGTGGACGCCATCGTGGCGCATTGCCAGTCTACAGCCAACCATCGAGCAGAGCGTTGCCATCATGTACGGCCGATTGCCCGGCGCTGGCAATGCGAACAACGGCGCAGCGGGCACGAATCAAGCGCATGATCGCATCAAGATTGGATTCTGCACGGATCTGGATAAATCAGTGCTGGTGAATAACTTTGAGAAACGCGGCTGGCATCAGGTGAATGGCGATGATGATTGGCATTTCTATTGGGCTGGTGTGCAGACGTGTCGCAACATCTTCAGTGTCGATAGCGGCTATCGCATGCATGACAATCAGATGATCAATCATTTTCCCAATCACTATGAACTCTCACGCAAGGATCTGCTAGTGAAGAACATTAAACGCTATCGCAAGGATTTAGAGCGCGATGGCAATCCGTTGGCTGAGAAAACCGAATCGAATAATTCGAGTGGCACGCGTTACGTTTATCTGGATTTTGTGCCCACCACATTTGTATTGCCAGCGGATTACAATATGTTCGTTGAGGAGTATCGCAAGTTTCCGCTGAGCACTTGGATCATGAAGCCGTGTGGCAAGTCGCAAGGCGCGGGCATCTTCCTCATTAATAAACTATCCAAACTAAAGAAATGGTCTCGCGAAGCCAAGGGACCATTTCATCCGCAAATCGCCAAGGAATCGTATGTCATCTCACGCTATATCGACAATCCATTGCTCATAGGGGCCAAAAAGTTCGATCTACGGTTGTATGTATTGGTCGCATCGTTTCGTCCTTTGAAAGCTTATTTGTTCAAGCAAGGATTCTGTCGGTTTTGTACTGTTAAATATGATACGAGTGTCACGGAACTGGACAACATGTATGTGCATCTCACCAATGTGAGTGTGCAGAAGCACGGCGGTGAATACAACACGTTGCACGGTGGCAAATGGTCGGTGCAGAATCTCGCACTCTACTTGGAGGGCACTCGGGGCAAAGAGGTCACGGATCGGCTGTTTGGCGCCATCTCCTGGCTGATTGTGCACTCGCTGCGCGCTGTGGCTCCGGTGATGGCCAGCGATCGTCATTGCTTTGAGTGCTATGGGTATGATATCATTATTGATAATGCCTTGAAACCTTGGCTAGTGGAAGTGAATGCTTCGCCTTCGCTAACTTCAACTACGGTCAACGATCGTATACTTAAGtataaattgattgataacATTTTGTCGGTGGTTCTGCCACCAGATGGTGTGCCAGATGTGCGCTGGAATAAGATACCCAGCGCAGATGCTTTGGGCAACTTTGAGCTGCTCATCGATGAGGAGCTGGCGGCTCAGGATGAGGCACAAAACAGCAGTAACAATTCGCATGCCAAATCATCGAAACTCAACAGCCGCTGGAAGTGA